The Astyanax mexicanus isolate ESR-SI-001 chromosome 18, AstMex3_surface, whole genome shotgun sequence DNA window TCATGATGCTGCTATCTATCCCACTTTAGGATAAATATCTATGTTATGAGTAACTaagctaatttattaatataattaaaatgaaaattgacattttaatgtacattttactATTTTTCCAAGActagacatttttattttactgatctAATCTCCACCATTTAAGACTCGCCCCTTTTTTTATGCAATATTTGGTCTTATCAGATTTTATTGAGTTTAAGTTCATGAAGATAGAAATGCTCTAAACTTTGTGGCCGTTACAATGTCAAAATAACTATTTTGTTTTATAtcagtatttttaaaaatgtggaaTTAACATTATGGTTTTTGGTTGGTTCTGCTGCTTGACTGTATGATAAATATCCTCTTAAACCATTGATCATATTTAAACAGCCATAAAAACatagtgttttttaaaaaaaaaaaaatagtgtttcctcaaaaacctgaaaaaaaaatagtttttttattttaagaaggtGTCAATTCTCTTTCAGTAAGAGgtaaaatattgtctgtagtgaGGAGGATCTTGAGTTATCTGTGAGTTACTGATCTGGATCAGAGGGGACTGAAGAGTGTGTTTCTGGAGGAGAACGCTGGGTAAATATCTAACCAGCGTTTGTGTGTAACTGGGCTTTCAGTAGATTAGGGGTCATTAGTGTCAGTGTGTTGCTACATCTTAGGTGTGTTTATGAATGATGAGGAGTCATAAACCTTCTAAAGCTCTAAATCAAGATCACAACCACCATAAAACCCAGACCGGCATCtcagagagagaagaacagagtCGTCCTCCTAATGTTTCTCCTTTATTCATTCCTGTTACAGTAAATCTATAACAGATTCATAAATTCACACATTTTCTTCTATTATTGTCCAAGTGTATCAAATAAACCTGAGATTTAAaagctcaaataacaaaaaaaaattgttgtgaGAGCAATACAGATAAAACATTCCAACTGATGTAAACAGAGCGTTAGCATGTAGCTAAAAAAACAGCTCTGAATTATGATCCAGGTTTTATGTTAAATTATTTGGCTAACAGAGAAATCCTGCAGTGTAAAATATTATTGATTAATGTTGTTTAGTGATTGAATAATGCAATAAACAACTTTACACACTCCTTCTCTCGTTAACCTTTATGTACTCCACTAGCCAGGCCTGAAGCTACAAGGCTAGTggagctaacaagtaatgaagcTAGCTTCTTAGCATTATTAGCTGAACTACTCTGTATCAAAGTCCTCACACTCCGGACGGATTTTCTATTTACAGCTAATTTgttagggtcctattttagcttCATCTATAGGCGAGTTGTtaatcatgcagcttgatttaggccgtcagtgcattgtactaaaatacaacAATTTTCAATAGGCAAACAGCTCTGggtaaaattaagagaccacttcagtttctgaatcagtttctctaaatttgctatttatagatttatgtttgagtaaaatgaacatgttgttttattatttaaactacagacaacatttctcccaaattccaaatagaaatattgttatttatttgcagaaaattagaaatggctaaaataataaaaaggatgcagatattttagacctcaaataatataaagaatacaagttcatattcagaaatcacaggtttcatgcatcttggcatgctctcctccagcagtcttacacactgcttttcaacaaatttatgccactcctggtgcaaaaaattcaagcagttcagcttggtttgatggcttgtgatcatccatcttttttttttattattatattccagagatttttaatttggcaaaataaaaagtggtctcttatttttttccagagctgtatttgcagcTGACACAGGGAGGCtttagcttttgttcttaatggcattttttcccctaatattacttttagttttatactttaagtagttttcaaAAGTATTAGCTACAGTAATAGTTGCAGTAGCAGCTACAGTAGTAGTTGCAGTAGTAGTTACAGTAGtagctattttttaaatatttataatactagtcatccaaactattaagaaaaacatatggaattacgcagtaaacaaaaagtgttatatattacattatttaaagtagcaccttttaATTCGATGACAGATTTGCAAGtctctggattttctcagtcagctttatgaggtagattcatctggaatggctttcagttaacagctgtgcctcatagtaaacagagttcctctgttgcacaggataagttcatcagagttaccagcctcagaaactgcaagttaacagctccacagatGAGAGCACCTAAATCATTTATAgattattttggtgtgtttaacacttttaagttactacatgattccttatttgttcctgcatagtctggatcacttcactattcatttacaatgtaggaaaatagaaaaaaacacattgaatgagaaggtgtgtccagacttttgactggtactgtataggtATACCGGTAAGTTAAGCACAATGGATACTGGTGAAAGACCTGCCCATTAACTGCTATTCTGAATATTATTCTTTTCTTTCCTAGATTCAGGGTCATCAGAGGtcacagcagctccagcagcatgAAGATCCTGCAGACCAGCACGGTGTTCACCAGCCCGATGGCGGAGTACGTGCTGTACTTTAAAGGAACTTCGATCTCTTTCCTCTTTCGAGCCTCGACATCATCCAGCGCGACGCCATAATTCCAGCAGAGCAACCGCAGACTGATTGACCGCACCGTCTGCCGGGTCAGAACCAGTATAACCAGTCCCACACAGAACCTTGCCATGCCTCGAGCAATGCCCAGCATCGTGACCGGGCCCAGGGTCACCGGGAAAGGCCCCGCAGGCTCGAATGTCACTCCCAGCTGTTGGTTGGCCCAGTAACCCACGGAGCATCCAGCTGAGGCCCCAAGGATGATGGTGGTGTCCTCCCGGGTGGTGCTGTAATGGTCCAGCTCGGGGTATTTGTAACACAAGTAAAGGGGCAGCAGTAGCGTCAGGATTGGCGAGATGGGGCTGTTCAGCTGCAGGTAGTCCAGAGTTTTCCAGTGCGGGTAGGATATTCCCAGGATCAGCGCTGATATAAGAATTCCGCAGATCACATCCTGTAAGAAATACAGGTAAGGTTACTTAAAACatggacaaaataaaataaaatcactgaatttaaaatgtgtttaaacttaCAAGTAAGCCCCATCTATCTACAGCCGTATATAGAGAATAAACTTACCAGTGCGGAGTGCATTCCAGTATAGAGACGACTAAGACACACAAGGCCTGACAGAACCACAGCCAGAACTAAACCCAGCTCAAACTGgaactgtaatacacacacatacacatgtggTTAATACACAGCTATAgaggtttggtacacatattttatctttattttatcgCCCCAGCTCCACCCTTTACCCGTCAACCTCCACCAGAGCCTCAGTTAAAGAACTGCTATTTTGGTTTGCTGGTTAAGAACCTTACACATTTGACAGCAGGACAAGCCAGctgacttcttctgagggagggatctgtacctactgtccgtggcaagtcagcagatgaaggagatgtaagaactttcaaataatgagttttggtTTCTATCGCAGTTTTGCATGAGCTAACTTGTtaaaagaacttcatgaacatgtttttaaTAGTCCATACATCTATtttaacatgtgtgtgtgtataatgtgtatagtgtgtgtgataccTGCACTCTTTCAGGTGCGCTTAGCAGCAGGGTGAAGGAGATGGCTGTAGCTGCCATGGCGTGAGTTGAGGGCAGGCCATACTCTGCGTCCACTCGCCACTCCAGCTTCACCACAGGGGGCGCTGTGGGGCGGGGCAACTTTAGAACATCCTTCATCACCTGTCCGATATACATCaccacctgtacacacacacagtaacttcAGTTCATTtaggtgtttttgtgtgtgtatagtgtgcatgtagcatgtgtgtgtgtgtgtgtctctgctcCTTACAGCCCACATGTTGACGAGTCGGCGACAGAGAAAAGGGTCAAGGTTCCAGTGGATGCAGGGCAGGAATGAAATGTAGAAAACTTCATTCCCCAGAGTAGCCGATACCACGAACAGCAGGTACAGCGGCCAGTTCCTCACCTCATACCCAGCACTTGAGCACTGCGGAGTAACATCACACAGTAACATTAGCGACTTAACAGTAATGCAGATACACTACATTCCAGAAGTATTGTAACATTGatgcctttatttctgctgtagactgggtttgacattaaaaagaTGAAAATTCAGCTTATACATAGTTCAGAAGAAGCAACACAGTTcatgaacccacccatttttcttaacAGTATCAGttttggaacatgtgactgtctgGTGTGCTTTGTAGCCCAAGTGTGTCTTTATACATATAcaatttaatcaattaattaataaacagctCTAAATGTCTGAacactcagtttcagatttgggtttatctgtgcagactgtgtatTTATAGTTAGAAGAGTAACCAACATAAAATCCAGAGGGATGTCTATGg harbors:
- the sgpp2 gene encoding sphingosine-1-phosphate phosphatase 2, which produces MTVTVRRVIAHLNSSELVVRFQRACGLYPAAREKLNGHARSPGEQQPVRNGTTHITHTGKHENSCSSAGYEVRNWPLYLLFVVSATLGNEVFYISFLPCIHWNLDPFLCRRLVNMWAVVMYIGQVMKDVLKLPRPTAPPVVKLEWRVDAEYGLPSTHAMAATAISFTLLLSAPERVQFQFELGLVLAVVLSGLVCLSRLYTGMHSALDVICGILISALILGISYPHWKTLDYLQLNSPISPILTLLLPLYLCYKYPELDHYSTTREDTTIILGASAGCSVGYWANQQLGVTFEPAGPFPVTLGPVTMLGIARGMARFCVGLVILVLTRQTVRSISLRLLCWNYGVALDDVEARKRKEIEVPLKYSTYSAIGLVNTVLVCRIFMLLELL